One genomic segment of Accipiter gentilis chromosome 29, bAccGen1.1, whole genome shotgun sequence includes these proteins:
- the ENTPD8 gene encoding ectonucleoside triphosphate diphosphohydrolase 8: MDYKAKAVAGLLAATCVFSIIALILSVVNVKDVFLPPSTKYGLVFDAGSMHTALYIYQWPADKENGTGIVSQVEACTVSGPGISSYADNPAGAGASLKPCLDKAMKIIPAEQQRETPAYLGATAGMRLLREQNSTKAEQVLAEVAKAIGEYPVDFRGARILMGNEEGSFGWITVNYLLETLVKFSFAEKWEHPWDTEVLGALDLGGASTQITFQPEVIIEDKNTSVFFRLYGTNYSLYTHSYLCYGQTQALKMLLAALHQGSPSPQQISHPCYPKGYRENITTADLYNSPCVRAPSTPSPAQVLTVTGTGDPAACTTAIQKLFNFSCGANRTCGFNGVYQPPVRGQFFAFAGFYYTFHFLNLTSKQSLNDINSTIQTFCQKNWTELVENFPQEKGYLHTYCSVGIYILTLLLDGYKFNEHTWSSIHFSQQAANTDIGWTLGFMLNFTNMIPTEALEHVKGHQPGLWAGAISFIVLAIVAGLVAVFLQCFWKTK; the protein is encoded by the exons ATGGACTACAAAGCCAAGGCTGTTGCAGGTCTCCTGGCAGCCACCTGTGTCTTCAGCATCATTGCCCTCATTCTGAGCGTCGTGAATgtgaaggatgtgtttctgcctCCCAGCACCAAG TACGGTCTGGTGTTTGATGCGGGCTCCATGCACACGGCTCTCTACATCTACCAGTGGCCGGCAGACAAGGAGAATGGCACTGGCATTGTCTCCCAGGTGGAAGCCTGCACTGTGTCTG GACCTGGCATCTCCAGCTACGCAGACAACCCCGCTGGGGCTGGAGCCAGCCTGAAGCCCTGCCTGGACAAGGCCATGAAGATCATCCCGGCAGAGCAGCAGCGGGAGACCCCCGCCTACCTGGGGGCCACAGCGGGCATGCGGCTGCTGAG ggagcagaaCAGCACCAAGGCTGAGCAGGTCTTAGCCGAGGTTGCCAAGGCCATTGGCGAGTACCCTGTGGACTTCCGCGGAGCTCGGATCCTCATGGGGAACGAGGAGGGCTCCTTTGGCTGGATCACCGTCAACTACTTGCTGGAGACGCTTGTCAAG TTTTCCTTTGCAGAGAAATGGGAACATCCATGGGACACCGAGGTTCTCGGAGCTCTGGACCTTGGAGGTGCCTCGACACAAATAACCTTCCAGCCTGAAGTCATCATTGAGGACAAGAACACGTCTGTCTTCTTCAGGCTGTACGGGACCAACTACTCGCTTTACACCCACAGCTACCTCTGCTATGGGCAGACGCAGGCCTTGAAGATGCTGCTGGCAGCTCTCCACCAG GGCAGCCCGTCTCCCCAGCAGATATCACACCCCTGCTACCCCAAGGGATACCGGGAGAACATCACCACGGCAGACCTCTACAACAGTCCCTGTGTCCGTGCACCAAGCACACCCAGCCCTGCACAGGTCCTCACAGTGACGGGGACAGGGGACCCAGCAGCGTGCACCACTGCCATCCAGAAACTCTTCAACTTCAGCTGTGGGGCCAACAGGACGTGCGGGTTCAATGGGGTTTATCAGCCGCCTGTGCGGGGACAGTTCTTC GCCTTCGCTGGGTTCTACTACACCTTCCACTTCCTGAACCTGACGAGCAAGCAGTCTCTAAATGACATCAACTCCACGATCCAGACCTTCTGCCAGAAGAACTGGACAGAG CTGGTGGAGAACTTTCCGCAAGAGAAGGGGTACCTACACACGTACTGCTCTGTGGGGATTTACATCTTGACGCTGCTGCTCGATGGCTACAAGTTCAACGAGCACACATGGAGCAGCATTCACTTCAGCCAGCAG GCAGCAAACACAGACATCGGATGGACACTGGGCTTCATGCTGAACTTCACCAACATGATCCCCACAGAGGCTCTGGAACATGTCAAGGGGCACCAGCCTGGTCTGTGGGCAGGTGCCATCTCTTTCATTGTGCTGGCCATAGTGGCAGGCCTGGTGGCTGTTTTCCTCCAGTGTTTCTGGAAAACCAAGTAG